One Ictalurus furcatus strain D&B chromosome 7, Billie_1.0, whole genome shotgun sequence genomic window, GGTTGACAGATTACCAGTTTGCATGCCTATACTGCCCTCTTCTGGTTGGTCTTTGAGACATAAGCCTTGGACAAGGTTCTTACCTTTAGATCATAGAAGATAATGTCACCTAGTGTCTGATAGACCTTGACATAGTACAGGGCTTCCTCATCAAACTGTAAGGGCgagggacagagtgagaggGCCTTTAGGAAGTGGTGCTCAGCCAGCTCAAACTGACTCAGGCAGTGGTAGAGTGTAGCCAGCCGATGGAACGCCACACGCTCGTTCAAACGGTCAGCTACGAGCATAAAACAGGTTAAGACAATGAGGTAATTTAGGTAATCTGATTTAACTTAGAGCTGTGTGAGCAATATAAAGTGATtaaacatgcaaacacattGTTCAAAGTGTATAAtttttaactaaataaaaaagggtTCAAATTGAGGAATGGAAGACCATGTGAACGCCACTGGGACTGGCAGAGAAGTATGGGAAtgaagagggaaagagaagaagaCAAACATGCAGTGCAAAGGGAAATTAATTTCTATATAAtagcaatattaaaaaaaaaaaaaagaagaagagtttTGTGTGCAACATTGGGTTTTACCAATAAACTGATGCATGTATTATTCAGTCATGACTCCCTACTTTGTTTTGCAATGATTGTGAATCATGCACCAATTCCATTCAATCCTACTAACTGTGGAACTAAATCAGTGTTATTTAGTGACACCTGGCGAATACAACATGCAATAAGTGGTGTTTGTGAGTTGAGAGAGagtttaggtgtgtgtgtctctgtgtgtgtgtgtgtgtgtgtgtgtgtgtgacatacCCAGACTGACGCTGATCTCTAATGCAGCCTGTGCATACTCTAGAGCTTCTCCATAATGTCCCAGCTGTAGCAGCAACTCTGCTAGCTTATTGCACAATCTGAGCTGACAGCGCACACTGCTCGTCTTCATTGCAATTGGGAGGGCTCggtcctgacacacacacacacacacacacacacagctttcaaACTGTACCATAGATCAAAACTACataattattttacacattcatgcactatTTATACATGTACATTACACATCCTTTTTTAAGACTATGTCAACATAGCCTGGacaaaatgaatgtttaaacatagcaacattaacattaatgctACGACCCTATGACAAGTATGACTGCAGTTTCAAATATCATTATCCTTTCTTCAGTAGATTCCTCAGCAGTTTCATATGAAATAAttatccaaatatgtcaaactGATGATCTAAAACCCTAATGAGTTGAGTATTTTCCCTGCCCAAACACATCATTCTTATTCTTTCCAGAAGGGTCTTAAAAATGACCTATTGACTTTAAATCTATTTGACATCCCCAACATCAATGCATACTTTTCCCGTTTGCTTGTACAGACTTACCCTGTAGAAGCAGACagctttctctctgtcctgtgTACTGTTAAGGAATACGTCCCCTGCCGCCTCCAGCAGCTCCAGAATGAATAGCGTGTCTCCTGTGCTTAAAGCAATGTCTTGCGCTACCTGTCACtcaaagagagaagagaacgCAGTCTAATGGGATCACATGCTTTACTATTAACATTACGATACAAACTTCATCAACCTCATCACATATTGTCTTCTATGGGATTAAATTAGAAGATCTAACAGCACATTAAGCATCGGGTATTATACCACCCactggtcagaatgtgttgattcatttttctataaGAGCAACTGAGAGTAGTGCCAAGTGAAATTAgaggtttatattcatgcagctgttccaatattttatGATTCATTTAGCAACAACTCATTCAAAGGGATTTGTATGTAGGATGAtctacataaacagatttaaaaaaaaaaaaaaacctgtgtaaTTGTTAATATGATTTCTacaaggagacgtttattttgcaatttaggaaggagtctccagtgtcaaagcATTGTTACAGTCATATGTAAGACTGTTCCTTTCTCATGGTATTTGCCAGGTCTATAATCAGAACCTTCAAACAATGTAACTATGCATAgatttgttcatgttttgcaACAAAAGGTCAATCTTTTCATTTTGAGAAGTGATACATGTTTGCCAATTTAATGTTACCTGCACATAGAGATCCACCAGCTCAGTCTGTTTGAGGATGTGGTAGATTTTTCCTGCCTGGAGCCAGCCGTGAGCCTCTTTCCTCTTCCTCCCCATGTCGATGCAGATCCCTATACTTCTTTTGGTGTAGTCCAGAGCACATCTATTTGCTCTGAGACATAATAACACCAAAAGGAGTTTTAGACTGCTGACATGTAATACTACACATGTAATAGTTGTATGATGTACAAACATTCAGATGAGTTGTTCATCATACGAACTCACTTCTCTGTGCCCAAGCTTAGGTACAGCTCACTGATCTTCTCCAATATCTCTGCCTCCAGGGTTCTGTCTCCTGTTTGGTGCAGCAGGTTCAGCTGGTGTTCGTTATAGATGATACACTGAGCTTCATCAGGACATGCTTCACTATATAGCTGGCACAAGTGACGGGTGGCTTGCAGTTGGCCTTAACAGGGAAATAATTATGAGATTAAATTACATTTGTAGAATGTACATGCAattaacagatttatttatttatttatttatttatttatttatttttacacaattggggtaaaaatgaaaatgaaacagtaggattttttccccccaaaagtGAAACAGTGGGTATTTtgggtggcttttttttttgcttttaaaaactGATGAGcttattatcactattattcatattattactAAGTTTAATAATACTGAGTTAAATAATGTTAAGTTTGAATGTTGGAATGTTTGAATGTCATTTACGGAGAAACACTGAACTATGATTTTAGAAATGGTGACCAGCTATTTCGTAACACCACCACCAGTTTTAGTCAATTTTGATTTGAAGTTTGTAAACATAAAACATGTCTCCATATAGTTTTAATGACacccaaaatatatattttttgtaatactTTTCCTCATAACATTTTAACGAAAGAACAAAGTGCTTCTTTTTCACCATTCCTGATGAAAATGACATTATTATGACCTTCAGAGCaaccacaaaaatatttttactgtgATGTCAGCAACACTAACAATAATGCTGTAAACAGGACTTTTCATATTAATTCCAAGATCACAGACCATTTCAAAATCATACACATTTTAGaaagtacattttataaaatagattttttctCACAGAATCCAAAGAAGAAATCTTCCCATAGAAATAATATACAGAATATGAGTACTGCACAGCCTATTCAACCTATTTTGTAGTATTTACTACACGTTCTCAATGCTTGACTGGAAGTATTAGTATACATCACTGTGAGCCATAAATGGGATGTAAACCTCTTCACTGAAtttactgggggaaaaaatgtctaTATTGTATCAGACTCCACACATTATCTGATACACTGAAGGTTTAGTGAGCTCAAGATGTTTCATTCTTCTATCACTAAACTTTTCCTGGTGCTTTAGAATACAGGGAGTATTACAACCCCCGGCTCAAGCAAAATCTTAAAATTATCAAGTTTTTCAATACCAGCATCCATGATAAACTTACAGATTCTTATTCTTACTAAGGAAACCATTTTTCACATTCCAAGAACTGCAAAGTCACCTGAGacttaaacacacagaaaagtAATATGTGtgactttattttatatctgttatatgtttatatgtatatgtatatatgtatttcacTGTAGCATTTATTACTAAAGTGTCCAACTGTGAACTAGGAGAACTATATAGTAGTTTACCTAATGCTTTTGGGATTTCTGGATTAAGTACTTTCTACCTGGTACTGTTGAAATGTACTATACAAACTTTGCGGACTCAATGCACTCCTaataccccccaccccctaaTCATTATGCCAATATCTATATATTAATAGCAACTtgttaaaagcaaaaatattttatttagtttgtcTCTATTTTTAATTATACTGCCAAACAGAATTGTCAATAATGATAACTGGTACTTACTCTCTGAGTTCTCATAGAGGATGGAAATCAGCAGGGCCCACTCATAGCAGAGCTttcctttctcacaaaaaccCCGCGAGACATAAAGCTTCCCAAGCTCTAGGAGCACAACAACAAAGTTCAACTCATCATCTTTATCCTCTAGTTCAGAGAACAGCTCTACTGCCTGGGTGAGCTGCTCCTCTGCTACGCTCTTCGCGTTGACCTGCAGACTTAAGAAGCCAAAGTTGGCCAGCGCTATGGCCCAGTTGTGCCTGTCTTCAAACTCCTCACAGACATCGACTGCAGCATGGAAGTTCTCTGCAGCTTGTTTTACATCACCAGCATGTCTCAAAGTGATGCCACGCATATTATAGATGACACCCTCCAGCTGGGTTGTGCAGTGCTCAGGGAGGAAGGACAGGACTGAGTCCAGCACATCCAAAGCATTGTGGTGCTGCGAGTCACAGATATACAACCACGCCAGCCAGATAAGAGCAGCGCTGACATCAGACTGACTGAGTGTGGAAGCGGAGGAATGGTTGAGGAAACCATACATGTACTGAACTGCCCTTTTAGGCATGCCATGCTTGTGGAAGAGCCAAGACAGACACAAGGCATAGGCATGTGAAAGGCTGGGCTCCACGTCAGCTGATTCTAAAGCAGCGGCTCGAGTCAAACATGGAGCCACTTGTGTCGGGATGTCCACTCCATGCAGTTCCTGACTATTCTCTAACAGCAAAGAGACGCTGCAGAAACAATCAGTGACTGAGGATGACACCTGTGTGGATGCaagaattaaatataaattacatttatgaatAGAACAACAAACAGCAGCTTCATATTTATCGTGTAAAACCcacctggagacatgcttgctGTGCTGAGCTCTCAGCTAGTTGAAGAAGACCATAGTCAATGTAAAGCCTTGCTAACAGTAAAAAACCATGGCTCCGCATCTTGTCACAAGCTCCAGGAATCTGATCAGCCAAAATCTGTAGCCGTTCGATGAAAGGAACAGCACTCATCCCTTCTCCAAGCTTCAGATAAAACTTTGCTAACAGGAAACAGACCCGGGCTTCTGCGGGTGTATTCTGAGACAGAACTGCTTTTTTCAGTGCAAACTTCAACACCTCTGGATCTTCTGTGCCAGATAAATAGTCACAGCCTGCCATCAATAAACCAGCAAAACGTTCAGACAGAGTGAGATACTTctctgcatttttttgtgtgagaTAGATGAGGGCCAGGTTAGAGTAGATGGCTGACAGAAAGTACATGTCTGTGAAATAGTCTCTGGGTACGCTTAAGGCTTCCTCATAATAGACGCGTGCCTGGGAGAACTTTGACCTTCCCGCACAAAGCTGTCCCAAGAGGAAACAGATTCTGCTCTGTGCCCATGACAGCCGCTTTTTTCTTGCAGTTTCCCGAGCAACACCTAAATACGCTACCAGCTCGTCCTCATCATTGTGGCCCTGGAAATGCAACAGGATGAATTCCGGGTAGGCAGCATAGAGAAGCTGAAACGCAGGCCGGTGATCACGGCTGCCTAGGAATGACAGGAGGGAATGGTATCCATCTGGACTGGTATCATCCTGCTCTGAACATACAGTAAAGTGTGGGATTTCATGGGGTGACTCTGTGGATCCTAAGGACTCATCGTCATCTGGTTGGAGTTTCACACTGTCTGCTGTCTGTTCATTTTGAAGTTGTTCCCTTAATTCACTCAAAATATTGGCAATATTTCTTTTCATGCATACATATTCATTGTCGGTGGGTCCATCTACAGAAAGACGAATGGAAAAAAATAGCCTGTAGTTTAaattatttggatttgttttaaagaaccattataatttattaaacatgtGTAACATACAAATGTTACCTACTTTGAATTGATCTTGGATTTGCTGAATCTGtcataaacaatgcaaatcagaaataaacatttagatCATTTGGTACAGGCTCTAAAACTCGTACAGCATTTATGAGTTATTATTATGGCGAATCAGCGTAGGCTACAGAGTACAAGATTGTGTCCCCCATTGTTTCTGGATAAAGAAGAACATTTTAGAATTCATATTTGGATATTATTATTCAAGCCGAAGAGTTTGTGATCCCCCTTAACTCACTGAGCTaaatgtgtctctgtgtttaaaTGCG contains:
- the LOC128610122 gene encoding SH3 domain and tetratricopeptide repeat-containing protein 1, with amino-acid sequence MKAALMDQQNMASLRVNSGSQRFRQYPRELSGEYPKNDLDNKDTFKSVDMEHKSLRATGSIKVTSAVSEDKIPTVLALQLAIAEGPDWLPADKDTQEVLCGKLRVLETDLSNISSLISEFSAHLVSINSEERTIFITFKSFEEIWKFTTYYRMGFLHQCLGNLLLDQVFWLNVLDLEDSGIEVSIKEEALNQMYKGFLMQEGSFFGSCTVNQMFDSSTSGSDLYLEKGDIALFEPPFLGSGWTVLSLADGSRGTKARPLLEPVIPFHEWFLKSCPEWVLVGSGKTCCDLQFQIAVGICEATEVYDGNGPDELSFEAGDRIIIKGLLVTCFEWFMGKLERTGDMGLVKTSLVKATDSLCESDEIFIKQEDRKIFNLDQEKIKKEAIAFLKKTCQSNVATVYKLDSANPRSIQNGPTDNEYVCMKRNIANILSELREQLQNEQTADSVKLQPDDDESLGSTESPHEIPHFTVCSEQDDTSPDGYHSLLSFLGSRDHRPAFQLLYAAYPEFILLHFQGHNDEDELVAYLGVARETARKKRLSWAQSRICFLLGQLCAGRSKFSQARVYYEEALSVPRDYFTDMYFLSAIYSNLALIYLTQKNAEKYLTLSERFAGLLMAGCDYLSGTEDPEVLKFALKKAVLSQNTPAEARVCFLLAKFYLKLGEGMSAVPFIERLQILADQIPGACDKMRSHGFLLLARLYIDYGLLQLAESSAQQACLQVSSSVTDCFCSVSLLLENSQELHGVDIPTQVAPCLTRAAALESADVEPSLSHAYALCLSWLFHKHGMPKRAVQYMYGFLNHSSASTLSQSDVSAALIWLAWLYICDSQHHNALDVLDSVLSFLPEHCTTQLEGVIYNMRGITLRHAGDVKQAAENFHAAVDVCEEFEDRHNWAIALANFGFLSLQVNAKSVAEEQLTQAVELFSELEDKDDELNFVVVLLELGKLYVSRGFCEKGKLCYEWALLISILYENSESQLQATRHLCQLYSEACPDEAQCIIYNEHQLNLLHQTGDRTLEAEILEKISELYLSLGTEKANRCALDYTKRSIGICIDMGRKRKEAHGWLQAGKIYHILKQTELVDLYVQVAQDIALSTGDTLFILELLEAAGDVFLNSTQDREKAVCFYRDRALPIAMKTSSVRCQLRLCNKLAELLLQLGHYGEALEYAQAALEISVSLADRLNERVAFHRLATLYHCLSQFELAEHHFLKALSLCPSPLQFDEEALYYVKVYQTLGDIIFYDLKDPFDAAGYYHLALAAAMDLGNKKSQLELCTRLATIYHNFLMDRELSLQFYQRARAFAADLNIRRINLSPDQSFHTTSQYRITTSQETS